A genomic window from Campylobacter concisus includes:
- a CDS encoding sugar transporter: MINVHRVAYLRVIALAFCAFIFNTTEFVPVPLLSDIAKDFDMSTADTGLIITIYAWSVTILSLPLMLLTANLERKSLLLKVFIVFVLAHTLCAFAWNFKILIIARLMIAIAHAIFWAITASLAVRLAPINKSSQALGLLALGTSLAMILGLPLGRILGDALGWRVTFGLIGIFAVGVGVWLYKILPLLPSKNSGSLKSLPELARNGLLMVVFLLTAIIISAHFSTYSYIEPFAKDISGFDGKFITIFLLIFGVAGVVASLLFSKFYKLIPNAFSAISIMLILCCLLVLNFIAKNEVLMLVLAFVWGLGIAGVNMSFQIKVLNLASNATDAAMAIFSAIYNIGIGAGALIGHQTIVHLGEQNIGNVGSFFAASGLIIFLFTVSKIKRV, from the coding sequence TTGATAAACGTTCATAGGGTAGCCTATTTAAGGGTTATAGCTCTTGCTTTTTGTGCTTTTATATTTAACACTACTGAGTTTGTCCCAGTGCCACTTTTAAGTGATATTGCAAAAGATTTTGACATGAGCACGGCTGATACCGGTCTTATCATCACAATTTATGCGTGGAGTGTTACGATACTTTCTTTGCCACTTATGCTTTTAACTGCAAATTTAGAACGAAAATCTCTTCTTTTAAAGGTTTTTATCGTATTTGTTTTAGCTCATACGCTTTGCGCCTTTGCTTGGAATTTTAAAATTTTAATTATTGCTCGGTTGATGATAGCTATTGCCCATGCTATTTTTTGGGCTATCACTGCTTCACTTGCTGTTAGGCTAGCACCGATAAATAAAAGCTCGCAAGCTCTTGGATTGCTAGCTCTTGGTACATCGCTAGCGATGATACTTGGTCTACCACTTGGAAGAATTTTAGGTGATGCACTTGGTTGGCGTGTGACCTTTGGACTGATCGGAATTTTTGCTGTTGGTGTTGGAGTTTGGCTATATAAAATTTTGCCACTTCTGCCAAGCAAAAACTCAGGCTCGCTTAAAAGCTTGCCAGAGCTTGCAAGAAATGGCCTTTTGATGGTCGTATTTTTACTAACTGCAATTATCATAAGCGCGCATTTTAGCACCTATAGCTACATTGAGCCATTTGCAAAAGATATCAGTGGCTTTGATGGGAAATTTATCACAATATTCTTGCTTATATTTGGCGTTGCTGGTGTAGTTGCAAGCCTGCTTTTCTCTAAATTTTATAAGCTTATTCCAAATGCATTTTCAGCAATTTCTATCATGCTTATTTTATGTTGCTTGCTTGTGTTAAATTTTATTGCTAAAAATGAAGTTTTAATGCTAGTCTTGGCCTTTGTTTGGGGGCTTGGCATAGCTGGTGTAAATATGAGTTTTCAAATAAAAGTGCTAAATCTTGCCTCAAATGCAACTGATGCTGCAATGGCGATATTTTCGGCTATTTATAACATAGGCATCGGAGCAGGGGCGCTAATAGGGCATCAGACGATAGTTCATTTAGGCGAGCAAAATATCGGTAATGTTGGTAGTTTTTTTGCCGCAAGCGGACTTATCATATTTTTGTTTACGGTATCTAAGATTAAAAGAGTTTAG